The following proteins come from a genomic window of Sphaerisporangium rubeum:
- a CDS encoding MFS transporter, which produces MGDVVRSLVPARLDRLPWSGFHTRLVVALGVAWVLDGMEITIASAIGSVLRQRATLGLTSVEVGLTATVYLVGEVAGALVFGRLADRFGRRKLFLFTLSLYLVANGITAFSPGLAFLLVFRFFAGAGIGGEYAAVHSAVDELIPSHYRGRVDLTVSGTYWLGAMIGTAGTYFLLNPDLLPADLGWRLALLIGPGLGLLIWGLRRHLPESPRWLMTHGHAAEAERETARVEAAVREGGRELPPVDQSRAVELRPHGTPSYRRIARVVLRDYPRRAVLGATLMISQSFLYNSIFFTYVLVLGTFYGVSPHDASLYLLLFAAGNLAGPVLLGPLFDIVGRRPMIAGTYLAAGAVLAVTSVLFRQGLLTATTQTLLWSVMFFVASAAASSGYLTVSELFPLELRALVIAMFFSLAQLFGALGPVVFGALIGDRPEPERLFLGYLGAAVLMLVAGLVALLFGVSAERRPLEDVAPSLSMRTGGAEEDGPVAAG; this is translated from the coding sequence ATGGGGGACGTCGTGCGGAGCCTGGTGCCCGCGAGGCTGGACCGTTTGCCGTGGTCGGGGTTCCACACGCGGCTCGTGGTGGCGCTCGGGGTGGCCTGGGTGCTGGACGGCATGGAGATCACCATCGCCAGCGCCATCGGGTCGGTGCTGCGGCAGAGGGCCACGCTCGGGCTGACGTCGGTCGAGGTGGGGCTCACCGCCACGGTCTACCTGGTCGGGGAGGTCGCCGGTGCGCTGGTCTTCGGGAGGCTGGCGGACCGGTTCGGCCGCAGGAAACTGTTCCTGTTCACCTTGTCGCTGTACCTGGTGGCGAACGGGATCACGGCGTTCTCGCCGGGCCTGGCGTTCCTGCTGGTGTTCCGCTTCTTCGCGGGGGCCGGGATCGGCGGCGAGTACGCGGCGGTCCACTCGGCCGTCGACGAGCTGATCCCGTCGCACTACCGGGGCCGGGTCGACCTGACGGTGAGCGGCACCTACTGGCTCGGCGCCATGATCGGGACGGCGGGGACGTACTTCCTGCTGAACCCCGACCTGCTGCCGGCCGACCTCGGGTGGCGGCTGGCGCTGCTGATCGGGCCGGGACTCGGGCTGTTGATCTGGGGCCTGCGGCGGCACCTGCCGGAGAGCCCGCGGTGGCTGATGACGCACGGCCACGCCGCCGAGGCCGAGCGGGAGACGGCGCGGGTCGAGGCGGCGGTGCGGGAAGGCGGCCGGGAACTGCCGCCGGTGGACCAGTCGCGGGCCGTCGAGCTGCGGCCGCACGGGACGCCGTCGTACCGGCGGATCGCGCGGGTGGTGCTGCGTGACTATCCCCGGCGTGCCGTGCTCGGCGCCACGCTGATGATCAGCCAGTCGTTCCTGTACAACTCGATCTTCTTCACGTACGTGCTGGTGCTCGGCACGTTCTACGGCGTCTCCCCGCACGACGCGTCGCTGTACCTGTTGCTGTTCGCCGCGGGGAACCTCGCGGGGCCCGTGCTGCTCGGGCCGCTGTTCGACATCGTGGGCCGCCGGCCCATGATCGCCGGGACGTACCTGGCGGCCGGCGCGGTGCTCGCCGTGACGAGCGTCCTGTTCCGCCAGGGCCTGCTCACGGCCACCACCCAGACGCTGCTGTGGTCGGTGATGTTCTTCGTCGCCTCGGCGGCGGCCAGCTCCGGCTACCTGACCGTCAGCGAACTGTTCCCGCTGGAGCTGCGGGCCCTGGTGATCGCGATGTTCTTCTCGCTCGCGCAGTTGTTCGGCGCGCTCGGCCCAGTGGTGTTCGGCGCGCTGATCGGCGACCGGCCCGAACCCGAGCGCCTGTTCCTCGGCTACCTCGGCGCGGCGGTGCTGATGCTGGTGGCCGGGCTGGTGGCCCTGCTGTTCGGCGTGAGCGCCGAGCGCCGTCCCCTGGAGGACGTGGCCCCGTCGCTGTCGATGAGGACCGGCGGCGCTGAGGAGGACGGGCCCGTGGCCGCCGGGTGA
- a CDS encoding MFS transporter, with translation MAATDTDGVVRTLVPARLDRLPWSRFHTRLVVALGVAWVLDGMEITIASAVGSVLQERATLGLSAVQVGFTATVYLIGQVVGALVFGRLSDRFGRRRLFILTLALYLIANGITAFSPNYAFLLVFRFFAGAGIGGEYAAIHSAIDELIPSRFRGRVDLAVSGTYWLGAIIGTASTYILLNPDLLPVDLGWRAGLLIGPVLGAAIWVLRRHLPESPRWLLMHGRHEEAEAAVAEVERHVAGSGKELPPVPEDKALHMRPHGSPTYREIIRVVVKEYPTRTILGLTMMISQSFLYNAIFFTYVLVLGTFYDVSASDSSVYLLAFAVGNLAGPFVLGPLFDTIGRRPMISGTYIVSGVLLAITGWLFHLGVLNAFTQTLLWSVIFFVASAAASSGYLTVSELFPLEIRALAIAVFFSVAQGCGALGPVIFGALIGDQDDPDPTGLFYGYLFAAALMVGAGLVAWRFAVKAERRSLEDLTPSLSMRDVQAAETR, from the coding sequence ATGGCTGCTACAGATACCGACGGGGTGGTCAGGACACTGGTGCCGGCGCGGCTGGACCGGTTGCCGTGGTCGCGGTTCCACACCAGGCTCGTGGTGGCCCTCGGGGTCGCCTGGGTGCTGGACGGCATGGAGATCACGATCGCCAGCGCGGTCGGGTCGGTGCTGCAGGAAAGGGCCACGCTGGGGCTGTCGGCGGTCCAGGTCGGCTTCACCGCGACGGTGTACCTGATCGGCCAGGTCGTGGGTGCGCTGGTGTTCGGCCGGCTGTCGGACCGGTTCGGCCGGCGCAGGCTGTTCATCCTGACGCTCGCGCTGTACCTCATCGCCAACGGCATCACGGCGTTCTCGCCGAACTACGCGTTCCTGCTGGTGTTCCGGTTCTTCGCCGGGGCCGGCATCGGCGGTGAGTACGCCGCCATCCACTCGGCGATCGACGAGCTGATCCCGTCCCGGTTCCGCGGCAGGGTGGACCTCGCGGTCAGCGGGACGTACTGGCTCGGCGCCATCATCGGCACCGCGAGCACCTACATCCTGCTCAACCCCGACCTGCTGCCGGTCGACCTCGGGTGGCGGGCCGGCCTGCTGATCGGCCCGGTGCTCGGCGCCGCGATCTGGGTGCTGCGGCGGCACCTGCCGGAGAGCCCGCGCTGGCTGCTCATGCATGGCAGGCACGAGGAGGCCGAGGCGGCCGTCGCGGAGGTCGAGCGGCACGTCGCCGGCAGCGGCAAGGAACTGCCGCCGGTGCCGGAGGACAAGGCGCTGCACATGCGGCCGCACGGGTCGCCGACCTACCGGGAGATCATCAGGGTGGTGGTGAAGGAGTATCCGACCCGCACCATCCTCGGCCTGACCATGATGATCAGCCAGTCGTTCCTCTACAACGCGATCTTCTTCACGTACGTGCTGGTGCTCGGCACCTTCTACGACGTCTCCGCGAGCGACTCCTCCGTCTACCTGCTGGCGTTCGCGGTCGGCAACCTGGCCGGCCCGTTCGTCCTCGGCCCGCTGTTCGACACCATCGGCCGCCGGCCCATGATCTCCGGCACCTACATCGTGTCCGGCGTGCTGCTGGCGATCACCGGCTGGCTGTTCCACCTCGGGGTGCTGAACGCCTTCACCCAGACCCTGCTGTGGTCGGTCATCTTCTTCGTGGCCTCGGCGGCGGCGAGCTCCGGCTACCTGACCGTCAGCGAGCTGTTCCCCCTGGAGATCCGGGCCCTCGCCATCGCCGTGTTCTTCTCCGTCGCGCAGGGCTGCGGCGCGCTCGGCCCGGTGATCTTCGGCGCGCTCATCGGCGACCAGGACGATCCCGACCCCACCGGCCTGTTCTACGGCTACCTGTTCGCCGCGGCCCTCATGGTCGGCGCCGGCCTCGTCGCCTGGCGGTTCGCCGTCAAGGCCGAGCGCCGGTCTCTGGAGGACCTGACACCGTCGCTGTCGATGCGGGACGTGCAGGCGGCGGAGACGCGCTGA